In one window of Leptospira neocaledonica DNA:
- the flgG gene encoding flagellar basal-body rod protein FlgG, protein MMRSLWTAATGMIAQQFHIDTISNNLANVNTTGFKKNRADFEDLVYQHMVLAGTPATSVSEIPTGVNVGHGVRAAASQKLFEIGSFQATGNKLDLAITSEMGFFKIQMPDGSFAFTRDGSYKIDSNQQVVTSNGYLLEPPLILPEGAILNTLMISEQGEVTVKIGADIRPTVIGQVELYRFVNPAGLQAIGKNLFQETVASGPEIPGTPGMEGFGNVLQGFLEMSNVKIVEEMVNMIVAQRAYESNSKAIQTSDNMLSTAIGLKR, encoded by the coding sequence ATGATGCGTTCCCTTTGGACAGCCGCGACTGGAATGATCGCTCAGCAATTTCATATAGATACGATTTCCAACAACTTGGCAAACGTGAATACCACAGGTTTTAAAAAGAACCGCGCGGATTTTGAGGACTTAGTTTACCAACATATGGTTTTGGCAGGAACTCCTGCTACTTCCGTGAGTGAAATTCCCACAGGTGTGAATGTGGGCCACGGGGTGAGGGCGGCTGCTTCTCAGAAATTATTCGAGATCGGTTCTTTTCAAGCAACCGGGAATAAGCTCGACCTTGCGATCACAAGTGAGATGGGATTTTTCAAGATCCAAATGCCTGATGGCAGTTTTGCATTCACTCGTGACGGTTCTTATAAGATTGATTCCAACCAACAAGTAGTAACGTCTAACGGTTATCTATTGGAGCCTCCTCTTATTCTTCCTGAGGGAGCCATTCTAAACACTTTGATGATCTCCGAGCAGGGAGAAGTTACCGTAAAAATCGGGGCAGATATCCGACCTACTGTGATCGGTCAGGTAGAATTGTATCGTTTCGTGAACCCTGCAGGTCTCCAAGCGATCGGTAAAAACTTATTCCAAGAGACGGTTGCTTCTGGTCCTGAAATTCCTGGAACTCCTGGTATGGAAGGTTTCGGAAATGTTCTGCAAGGATTCTTGGAGATGTCTAACGTAAAAATCGTAGAAGAGATGGTGAATATGATCGTGGCTCAAAGAGCATACGAGTCCAACTCTAAGGCAATCCAAACTTCCGATAACATGTTATCTACCGCGATCGGACTGAAACGTTAA
- a CDS encoding DNA methyltransferase: MNGAVRKKERKILTGEFWTSKQRQSHPIHYVVSYRASFKPELPAFFIGKYLENRKGIVFDPFGGRGTTAVQANLEGYAAIHNDISPMSLFLAKSRQTVPSLEKLEKALHSLDLSNKIREEKEDEGLLHFYHKDTLKEIKNLKKILSDSDSPELRYLGLTALSRLHGHSNGFFSVYSFPQISIPPLAQKRNNEKKGVVPDYREIKPRILQKMKRDLKESLTPFYHEFSSRNRYTNHSSLDLFCLEDNSVDLVVTSPPFLDKVNYEEDNWLRYWFLDIELEKDQKPSIFATLAGWCEFIQGTLAELSRVVKPGGTVVMEVGEVRKGKTVFNLDEYVIKCAESTGLVWENTYINDQKFTKLANCWNVSNNEKGTNSNRCVVFRNLK; encoded by the coding sequence ATGAACGGCGCGGTTCGAAAAAAAGAAAGAAAGATACTCACCGGGGAATTTTGGACTTCTAAACAAAGGCAGTCTCATCCCATCCATTACGTTGTCAGCTATAGGGCTTCGTTTAAACCTGAATTGCCCGCCTTCTTCATTGGAAAATACTTGGAGAACCGAAAAGGGATCGTGTTCGATCCTTTCGGGGGAAGGGGGACTACTGCAGTCCAAGCAAACTTAGAAGGTTATGCTGCCATCCACAACGATATCAGTCCGATGTCTTTGTTCCTAGCGAAGTCCAGACAAACTGTCCCTTCTCTGGAAAAACTGGAAAAAGCACTTCATTCTTTGGATCTTAGCAATAAGATCAGAGAAGAAAAGGAAGATGAGGGTCTTTTACATTTTTATCATAAAGATACATTAAAAGAGATCAAGAACCTGAAAAAGATCCTTTCTGATTCGGATTCTCCAGAGCTGAGATATTTGGGTCTGACCGCATTGTCCAGGCTTCATGGTCATAGTAATGGATTTTTTTCTGTATATAGTTTTCCTCAGATCTCTATTCCTCCTTTGGCTCAAAAAAGGAATAATGAGAAGAAGGGAGTTGTCCCTGATTATAGAGAAATCAAGCCTAGGATTCTGCAAAAGATGAAAAGGGACCTAAAAGAATCTCTTACACCTTTTTATCATGAGTTTTCGTCCAGAAACAGATACACCAATCATTCTTCATTGGATCTTTTCTGTTTAGAGGATAATTCCGTGGATCTTGTGGTGACCAGTCCGCCATTTTTGGACAAGGTGAACTATGAAGAAGATAATTGGCTTAGATATTGGTTTCTGGATATAGAACTGGAGAAGGACCAGAAACCGAGTATATTCGCAACTCTCGCCGGCTGGTGTGAATTCATCCAAGGAACCTTGGCGGAACTTTCCAGAGTCGTCAAACCTGGTGGAACGGTAGTCATGGAAGTGGGCGAAGTCAGAAAAGGTAAGACTGTTTTTAACTTGGACGAATACGTGATCAAATGTGCAGAATCCACCGGTCTAGTCTGGGAAAATACCTATATCAATGACCAGAAATTCACGAAACTTGCCAATTGTTGGAATGTTTCGAATAATGAGAAGGGCACAAATTCAAATCGTTGCGTGGTTTTCCGGAATTTGAAGTAA
- a CDS encoding penicillin-binding transpeptidase domain-containing protein, whose product MRRIVGFSFAVLLLSCSVKTGTESPSIQKEELNLSDRKVCLFLAEMEEGTLVQVGEDNCKKNSPSMYVFQPVLALAALELGTLKDPNGYFPWDKTKFPYIRWQKEQNLRTSLENSTVWYFQKIWTDTGTTKLKPWLHSVGLPASVPFEPSRSFWMDGGYSWTAEEFYLFLWKLFNGELGVRKKNLNSVLEGLERNPGEIKNPTGTHKLDGNFGNYSGFYSDSATGYAQGRSVSWYWFFWKGPKRSYLFLSRIESESETLSPLEAAKFGMEYLREKGFWEKYFYQSN is encoded by the coding sequence ATGAGGCGAATTGTCGGCTTTTCTTTTGCGGTCCTTCTTCTTTCCTGCTCCGTAAAAACAGGAACAGAATCACCGAGTATCCAAAAAGAAGAACTGAATCTCTCCGACAGAAAAGTCTGCCTATTCTTAGCCGAAATGGAAGAAGGTACACTTGTCCAAGTGGGAGAAGATAACTGCAAAAAAAACTCCCCTTCCATGTATGTATTCCAACCTGTGCTCGCCTTGGCAGCCTTGGAACTAGGAACATTAAAAGATCCTAATGGATATTTCCCTTGGGACAAAACTAAATTTCCGTATATCAGATGGCAGAAGGAACAGAATCTCCGAACTTCTCTGGAAAATTCCACAGTCTGGTACTTCCAAAAAATCTGGACGGATACAGGAACTACCAAACTTAAACCTTGGCTGCACTCTGTTGGACTTCCAGCATCGGTCCCTTTCGAACCTTCTAGATCCTTCTGGATGGACGGAGGCTATTCATGGACCGCTGAAGAATTTTACTTATTCTTATGGAAATTATTCAACGGAGAATTAGGAGTCAGAAAGAAAAATCTAAACTCGGTATTAGAAGGCCTAGAAAGAAATCCTGGTGAGATCAAAAATCCCACAGGCACCCATAAATTGGATGGAAACTTCGGGAATTATTCTGGTTTTTATTCTGATTCAGCAACAGGTTATGCGCAAGGAAGATCCGTCTCTTGGTATTGGTTTTTTTGGAAAGGCCCAAAAAGATCCTATCTATTCTTATCCAGAATAGAAAGCGAATCGGAAACCTTATCTCCCTTAGAGGCCGCAAAATTCGGTATGGAATATCTGAGAGAAAAAGGCTTTTGGGAAAAATATTTCTACCAATCTAACTAA
- a CDS encoding cation:proton antiporter, whose protein sequence is MKRNAIFYITLLLLSFGAFIFVAKQGKSLEVGKVTTVEVSSSTSVESTEDTIDVWKKAGAKLWKGFHEPLPLLLLQIGVVIAATRVMGKLAVLVRQPFVVGEILAGILLGPSLFGLLFPEQYQFLFPKVSLSSLQLLSQIGLVFFMFVVGMELDLKILRNQADSAILISHASILLPFLMGAILALSIYKTLAPPEVTFLSFSLFMGIGMSITAFPVLARIVQERGLTKTKLGGLALTCAASDDLTAWCLLAVVIALVQSGGLLAALFTIILAIIYVIIMWKIVQPAMHRAGGIFTNREAFTKMAVALFLLFPIASAWITESIGIHALFGAFLAGVVMPDKPKLRTLLAEKVEDLSTAIFLPLFFALTGIRTQIGLLNQGNLWFDFVMVLMVAIVGKFAGSTIAAKASGNNWKDSLSLGALMNTRGLMELIVLNIGYDIGVLSSQIFSMMVLMALVTTYMTGPSLNLIEKIFAGVKDKREEGILLAFALHSRGVDLLRLASGLFQNGNRTKEVTALHLTPDSWISGKTAQKYEKKSFEPLFKLSKELGIKLKTLYKPSDNVTRDILKTIQSGNYNIFLTGGAKSLFSDDVLGGKIRTLLSESETNAGILVAEKLKELDRFILAVYSDKDVKLLGFALTMAKKIGAKLSIWDPKGKVPQFSQKERNLLKKEKITILKGENPQVLSEADLVICDLETWEEETEFRNWELSDGSGLFLVRYKE, encoded by the coding sequence ATGAAACGAAACGCGATTTTCTATATAACCCTATTATTACTCTCTTTCGGCGCCTTTATTTTCGTAGCGAAACAAGGTAAGTCATTAGAGGTAGGAAAAGTTACCACTGTCGAAGTTAGTTCTTCAACCTCGGTCGAGTCCACTGAAGACACTATAGATGTTTGGAAAAAAGCGGGAGCAAAACTCTGGAAAGGTTTTCATGAACCTCTTCCACTTCTATTATTACAAATCGGAGTTGTAATCGCAGCCACTCGAGTAATGGGCAAACTTGCAGTTCTTGTAAGACAACCATTCGTAGTGGGCGAGATTCTTGCTGGTATACTCTTAGGCCCTTCTTTGTTTGGGTTATTATTCCCTGAACAGTATCAATTCTTATTCCCAAAAGTTTCCTTAAGTTCTCTACAACTATTAAGCCAGATCGGTCTGGTATTTTTCATGTTTGTAGTCGGAATGGAATTGGATCTTAAGATACTCCGAAACCAAGCTGACTCGGCTATACTGATTTCGCATGCAAGCATTCTTCTTCCATTCTTAATGGGAGCAATCTTAGCACTTTCCATTTACAAAACATTAGCACCGCCAGAGGTCACATTTCTTTCCTTCTCCTTGTTTATGGGGATAGGAATGAGTATCACTGCCTTTCCTGTACTTGCTCGGATTGTCCAAGAAAGAGGATTAACCAAAACAAAACTCGGAGGACTTGCACTCACCTGTGCTGCTTCCGATGATTTGACTGCCTGGTGTTTACTTGCAGTAGTGATAGCTCTTGTACAATCAGGCGGACTTCTTGCCGCGTTATTCACCATAATCCTTGCGATCATTTACGTCATTATAATGTGGAAAATAGTACAGCCTGCAATGCATAGAGCGGGAGGTATCTTCACAAATAGAGAAGCATTCACCAAAATGGCGGTGGCTTTGTTCCTTCTCTTTCCGATCGCATCCGCTTGGATCACAGAATCCATCGGTATACATGCATTATTTGGAGCGTTTTTAGCCGGGGTTGTCATGCCCGACAAACCTAAACTAAGAACACTTTTGGCGGAAAAGGTAGAAGATTTAAGTACGGCGATCTTTCTTCCATTATTCTTCGCGTTAACCGGAATCAGGACCCAGATCGGCCTATTGAACCAAGGCAATTTGTGGTTTGATTTTGTAATGGTACTTATGGTTGCTATTGTAGGAAAATTCGCGGGGAGTACAATTGCTGCAAAAGCATCCGGAAATAACTGGAAAGATTCATTGTCCTTAGGCGCACTTATGAATACCAGAGGACTCATGGAATTGATCGTCCTCAATATCGGTTACGATATCGGGGTATTATCCTCTCAGATATTCTCTATGATGGTCCTAATGGCATTGGTTACAACCTATATGACCGGACCAAGTTTGAATCTTATAGAAAAAATCTTTGCCGGAGTCAAAGACAAAAGAGAAGAAGGTATACTACTCGCATTCGCATTACACTCCAGAGGAGTGGATCTATTAAGACTCGCCTCAGGATTATTCCAAAACGGAAACAGAACAAAAGAAGTTACAGCGCTTCACCTTACTCCTGATTCTTGGATTTCCGGAAAAACCGCTCAAAAGTATGAGAAAAAAAGTTTCGAACCTTTATTCAAACTTTCTAAAGAACTCGGAATAAAACTAAAAACCTTATACAAACCTTCTGATAATGTCACAAGGGATATTTTAAAAACAATCCAATCAGGAAATTATAATATATTTCTGACTGGAGGAGCCAAATCCTTATTTAGCGACGATGTATTGGGAGGAAAGATCAGAACACTCCTATCTGAATCCGAAACAAATGCGGGGATATTGGTCGCAGAAAAATTAAAGGAATTAGATCGTTTTATTTTAGCGGTTTACTCAGACAAGGATGTGAAACTGTTAGGTTTCGCTCTAACTATGGCAAAAAAAATTGGGGCTAAACTATCTATCTGGGATCCAAAAGGTAAAGTCCCTCAATTTTCTCAAAAAGAAAGAAATCTTCTCAAAAAAGAAAAGATCACTATCTTAAAGGGAGAAAATCCTCAGGTACTTTCCGAAGCGGACTTAGTGATCTGCGATCTCGAAACCTGGGAAGAAGAGACCGAGTTTAGGAATTGGGAACTTTCAGACGGCTCCGGTCTTTTTTTGGTCCGATATAAAGAGTAA
- a CDS encoding response regulator: MIIDDEIQIRRLVRVALEKEGYKVEEAVSVDDALSKVYMVRPDSIILDLGLPEKGGEEFLKKIRESGSKIPILVLSVRDSEKDKIFLLDSGADDYLTKPFGIGELLARIRVLLRHSSPEKTDVKVKIGLLELDFGTRKVLKEGKEVRLTPTEYSFLKLLATYPGKIVTQTQILKELWGPNQMAESGYLRVYVNQIRKKIEKDPSNPKILITEPGVGYFLKSEE; encoded by the coding sequence ATGATCATAGATGATGAGATCCAGATTCGTCGCTTGGTAAGAGTAGCTCTCGAAAAAGAAGGATACAAGGTAGAAGAAGCCGTCTCCGTTGACGATGCATTATCAAAAGTTTATATGGTTCGTCCCGATTCTATTATTTTGGATCTGGGTTTGCCAGAAAAGGGTGGGGAAGAATTCCTCAAAAAGATCAGAGAATCGGGCTCAAAAATTCCAATATTAGTTTTAAGTGTTAGAGATTCGGAAAAAGATAAAATTTTCCTATTGGATAGTGGGGCAGACGATTATCTTACTAAACCTTTCGGGATTGGGGAATTACTTGCAAGGATCAGAGTATTGTTGAGACATTCTTCTCCTGAAAAAACGGATGTTAAAGTAAAGATCGGACTTTTGGAGTTGGATTTTGGAACTAGAAAAGTTTTGAAAGAAGGAAAAGAAGTTCGACTTACACCTACAGAGTATTCTTTCCTAAAATTACTTGCCACTTATCCTGGAAAGATTGTGACCCAAACTCAGATCTTAAAAGAACTCTGGGGTCCGAACCAAATGGCGGAATCCGGTTATTTGAGAGTGTATGTAAATCAGATTCGCAAGAAGATAGAAAAAGATCCGAGTAATCCTAAAATTCTGATCACTGAACCTGGAGTGGGATATTTTTTGAAATCAGAAGAATGA
- a CDS encoding sensor histidine kinase, whose product MRPAEENRPDPDELLSRIGGEGSKTRGKLKIFFGMAAGVGKTFEMLRDAQKAKSEGVDVWIGYLETHNRKETEAQAEGLSIIPRKRSKYKSVDLEEMDIDAILEKKPDLVLVDELAHTNVPGSRHPKRYQDVLEILDQGINVYSTLNVQHLESRAGIVEEISGAPVSERVPDSILEIADEVELIDLVPDDLIKRLKEGKVYPSDKVPQALHSFFKIPNLTALRELSLNFTSKLVDRELSRLEPTKDSKLSDKILVAVSSSSQAANLIRYAKRIAFGLKCPWAAVHVDNGEVLSSDQKNLLRENLGLARELGAEILNFSDRDPVFGILRAINRTKATHIVIGRSSKSKLSRILRGGSFVDKLSELPGDFQILLAPTEIVKEKPKFRFGFFTKGTRSKPIQYFFSFLALLGITSFNLLLNIFAGYWSIGLVYLFFIMFVALFAGRGPVLITASLSAIFWNFLFIPPKFTFYIEKVEDWMMFGTYFILALVLGALTTRLRDREEALQTGEEALSGLYRLSVALSKTHSLDEIASVAVETIGDTFQSSVLILLADEDSLLSRTPHPKSGFKPDLKESALAAWTFQNRKPSGKDTDTVPLSKGLYLPLLTPGGCFGVIGLDREHKDSLELEEETLLFSMLNQIALSLERIQLLGIRANAKMVEESEKFYSALFNSVSHDFRTPLTVIRASLDLLEAGNGKNEKEKFDLFSEIRIAYKKLDRLVGDLLDMSRLESGRLMLDLQWEDPLDLINETVRIAEYEKGEHILSVESDESMPLVRMDRRLMIQVLIHLLQNAFLHTEKNSVVLVRASVPKDHLLLTVEDNGPGIPVGQEDKIFEKFTKVSGSVQGTGLGLSICKGLVEAQGGKIWAENRQEGGARFLIRIPVLTFPPLEDAIV is encoded by the coding sequence GTGAGACCCGCAGAAGAAAATCGACCGGATCCGGACGAATTACTTTCCCGGATCGGAGGGGAAGGAAGTAAAACCAGAGGAAAATTGAAAATTTTCTTCGGCATGGCCGCAGGTGTAGGCAAAACTTTCGAGATGCTTAGAGATGCTCAAAAGGCAAAGTCAGAAGGAGTTGATGTCTGGATCGGTTATTTAGAAACTCATAATAGAAAGGAAACCGAAGCTCAGGCAGAAGGTCTTTCTATCATTCCCAGAAAAAGATCCAAATATAAATCTGTGGATCTGGAAGAAATGGATATAGATGCCATTTTGGAAAAAAAACCTGATCTGGTTTTGGTAGATGAACTTGCTCATACAAATGTTCCCGGATCCAGGCATCCAAAACGGTACCAGGATGTTTTGGAAATTTTGGATCAAGGGATAAACGTTTATTCTACCTTGAACGTGCAACATTTGGAAAGTAGAGCAGGGATCGTGGAGGAAATTTCAGGCGCTCCCGTTTCGGAAAGAGTCCCCGATTCTATTTTAGAAATTGCAGATGAAGTGGAATTGATCGATCTAGTTCCCGATGATCTGATCAAACGTCTGAAGGAAGGAAAAGTTTACCCTTCCGATAAGGTTCCTCAGGCTCTACATTCTTTTTTTAAGATACCAAATCTGACTGCTCTTAGAGAGCTTTCTTTAAATTTTACCTCCAAATTGGTAGACAGAGAACTTTCTCGATTGGAGCCGACTAAGGATTCTAAACTGTCGGATAAAATTTTGGTGGCAGTATCTTCTTCTTCGCAAGCAGCTAATCTGATACGTTACGCGAAACGAATTGCATTCGGATTAAAATGCCCTTGGGCCGCAGTACATGTGGACAATGGAGAAGTTCTATCATCGGATCAGAAGAATCTCTTAAGGGAGAACTTGGGCCTTGCTAGAGAATTAGGAGCTGAGATTCTGAATTTTTCAGACAGAGATCCTGTATTTGGTATTTTAAGAGCAATCAATCGAACCAAGGCTACACATATTGTTATAGGAAGAAGTAGTAAATCTAAACTTTCCAGGATTTTGAGGGGAGGTTCTTTTGTAGATAAACTGAGCGAGCTGCCAGGAGATTTTCAGATACTTCTTGCACCGACCGAAATTGTTAAAGAGAAGCCTAAATTCAGATTCGGATTTTTTACCAAGGGGACCAGATCTAAACCGATCCAGTATTTTTTTTCATTTTTGGCATTACTTGGAATCACTTCCTTTAACCTTTTATTAAATATTTTTGCGGGTTATTGGTCCATTGGCTTAGTATATCTATTTTTTATAATGTTTGTGGCCCTATTTGCGGGTAGGGGACCTGTTTTAATCACCGCTTCTTTGAGCGCGATCTTTTGGAACTTTTTATTCATCCCTCCTAAATTCACATTCTATATCGAAAAAGTGGAAGATTGGATGATGTTTGGAACTTATTTCATATTGGCCTTAGTCTTGGGAGCACTTACGACAAGATTAAGAGATAGAGAAGAAGCGTTACAAACCGGAGAAGAGGCACTTTCCGGTCTTTATAGGCTTTCCGTTGCATTATCTAAAACTCATAGTTTAGACGAAATTGCATCCGTTGCAGTGGAAACGATTGGGGATACGTTCCAGTCTTCCGTATTAATCTTACTTGCTGATGAGGATTCTTTACTTTCTCGCACACCACATCCTAAAAGCGGTTTTAAACCCGACCTGAAAGAATCCGCTCTTGCTGCTTGGACTTTCCAAAATAGAAAACCTTCTGGAAAAGATACGGATACTGTTCCTTTGTCCAAAGGTCTATATCTTCCGTTACTCACTCCAGGTGGTTGTTTTGGAGTGATAGGATTAGATAGAGAACATAAGGATAGTTTGGAATTGGAAGAAGAAACTCTTCTCTTCTCAATGCTAAATCAAATTGCTTTGTCCTTAGAAAGGATACAGCTACTTGGAATTCGTGCGAACGCTAAGATGGTAGAAGAATCTGAAAAATTCTATTCGGCATTATTCAATTCAGTCAGTCATGATTTTAGAACCCCTTTGACTGTGATCCGAGCATCTTTGGATCTGCTAGAAGCAGGAAACGGAAAAAATGAAAAGGAGAAGTTCGACTTATTCTCAGAGATCCGTATCGCTTATAAAAAGTTAGACAGGTTGGTCGGGGATTTACTGGACATGTCTAGATTAGAATCCGGAAGATTGATGTTGGATCTACAATGGGAAGATCCCTTGGATCTAATAAATGAAACTGTACGGATAGCGGAATATGAAAAGGGAGAACATATTTTGTCTGTTGAGTCGGATGAAAGTATGCCTCTAGTCAGGATGGACAGAAGGTTGATGATCCAAGTTTTAATCCATCTATTACAAAATGCATTTTTACATACCGAAAAAAATAGCGTAGTATTAGTTAGAGCAAGTGTGCCTAAGGATCATCTTCTATTAACGGTAGAGGATAATGGACCTGGAATTCCCGTTGGACAAGAAGATAAAATTTTCGAAAAATTTACTAAGGTTTCGGGTTCTGTACAAGGAACAGGTTTAGGACTTTCTATTTGCAAGGGACTTGTAGAAGCCCAAGGCGGAAAGATTTGGGCAGAGAACAGGCAAGAGGGCGGCGCCAGGTTTCTAATTCGGATACCTGTGCTAACTTTCCCACCTTTGGAGGACGCTATTGTCTAG
- the kdpC gene encoding potassium-transporting ATPase subunit KdpC: MIRAIIQLGLWTFVCGIFYPAIVYGFAKFSFPKVSSGSLVAVDGKIIGSELLAQSFDSPKYFHSRPSAIGYDTSSSGASNLGPTNVQLSKKEEERRIYWATRGGAEPVPSELLYSSGSGLDPHLSPEAVKYQIPLVAKVKGISEEKLDRLVEDSIEAPEWGLFGSPKVNILKLNLKLRSVYLEENILKK, translated from the coding sequence ATGATACGCGCAATTATTCAATTGGGACTTTGGACTTTCGTTTGCGGAATCTTTTATCCTGCGATCGTATATGGATTTGCTAAATTTTCTTTTCCTAAAGTAAGTTCAGGTTCTCTTGTAGCAGTAGATGGAAAAATAATCGGTTCAGAGTTACTTGCCCAGTCTTTTGATTCTCCGAAATATTTTCATTCCAGGCCTTCTGCAATAGGATATGATACTTCTTCTTCCGGTGCTTCTAATCTTGGGCCAACGAACGTTCAACTTTCGAAAAAGGAGGAAGAAAGACGAATCTATTGGGCAACAAGAGGTGGAGCTGAGCCGGTACCTTCTGAACTTTTGTATTCTTCCGGAAGTGGATTAGATCCCCATTTGAGTCCTGAGGCAGTGAAATATCAAATTCCTTTAGTTGCAAAGGTAAAAGGAATTTCGGAGGAAAAATTAGATCGATTGGTGGAAGATTCTATAGAAGCCCCTGAATGGGGACTATTCGGCTCACCTAAGGTCAATATTTTGAAATTGAACCTGAAATTGAGATCTGTATACTTGGAAGAGAATATTCTAAAAAAATAA